The following proteins come from a genomic window of Novosphingobium aromaticivorans DSM 12444:
- the rpmI gene encoding 50S ribosomal protein L35 → MPKLKTKSGVKKRFKLTASGKVKHGVAGKRHRLISHNAKYIRQNRGTEVISDADAKVIKKWAPYGLN, encoded by the coding sequence ATGCCCAAGCTCAAGACCAAGAGCGGCGTGAAGAAGCGCTTCAAGCTCACGGCTTCCGGCAAGGTGAAGCACGGCGTTGCCGGCAAGCGCCACCGCCTGATCAGCCATAACGCCAAGTACATCCGCCAGAACCGCGGCACTGAAGTGATCTCCGACGCCGATGCGAAGGTGATCAAGAAGTGGGCGCCCTACGGGCTGAACTGA
- the rplT gene encoding 50S ribosomal protein L20 — MSRIKRGVTTRAKHKRILDQAKGYRGRRKNTIRVARQAVEKAGQYAYRDRKVKKRSFRALWIQRINAAVRAEGLTYSQFIHGAKLAGIELDRKAMADLAMNEGAIFNAVIAQAKAALPAA; from the coding sequence ATGAGCCGTATCAAGCGTGGTGTTACCACCCGTGCAAAGCACAAGCGGATTCTGGATCAGGCGAAGGGCTACCGTGGCCGTCGCAAGAACACCATCCGCGTCGCCCGCCAGGCCGTCGAAAAGGCCGGCCAGTATGCCTATCGTGACCGCAAGGTTAAGAAGCGCAGCTTCCGCGCCCTGTGGATTCAGCGCATCAACGCCGCTGTCCGCGCCGAAGGCCTTACCTACTCGCAGTTCATCCATGGCGCCAAGCTCGCCGGTATCGAACTCGACCGCAAGGCGATGGCTGACCTGGCGATGAACGAGGGTGCGATCTTCAATGCGGTGATCGCGCAGGCCAAGGCAGCTCTTCCGGCTGCCTGA
- a CDS encoding helix-turn-helix domain-containing protein, which produces MSGVSTIATGPTSTTLRFTVGTTRIWGVGLLPLGWARFVQADAHLHADRVYDVEAEPFLSSFRKLGRGVFAGNPDEAGELDRITAFFERALDNLLDDDPRILACHAALVDAEVSTVSEMAEAARLPAHTLERICRRNFGFTPRLLLRRQRFMRSLVQYMMDPSLRWIGAIDSHYHDQAQFVRDFHRFMGMSPREYAGQPKPVLQEVMRARQAFVGAAVQALHAPGRG; this is translated from the coding sequence ATGAGCGGCGTTTCGACAATCGCGACCGGCCCCACCAGCACGACCTTGCGCTTTACCGTCGGCACGACCCGGATTTGGGGCGTCGGCCTCCTGCCGCTCGGCTGGGCGCGCTTCGTCCAGGCTGACGCCCACCTTCATGCCGACCGCGTGTACGATGTGGAGGCGGAACCTTTCCTGTCGTCTTTCCGTAAGCTTGGGCGAGGCGTCTTTGCAGGCAATCCCGACGAAGCAGGGGAATTGGATCGCATCACCGCGTTTTTCGAGCGCGCGCTCGATAATCTCCTCGACGACGACCCGCGCATCCTCGCCTGCCACGCGGCGCTGGTGGATGCGGAAGTATCGACCGTGAGTGAAATGGCCGAGGCCGCGCGCTTGCCAGCGCACACGCTGGAGCGGATCTGCCGCCGCAACTTCGGCTTCACGCCGCGCCTGTTGCTGCGCCGCCAGCGCTTCATGCGCAGCCTCGTCCAGTACATGATGGACCCGTCGCTGCGCTGGATCGGCGCGATCGACAGCCATTACCATGACCAGGCCCAATTCGTGCGCGACTTCCATCGCTTCATGGGTATGAGCCCGCGCGAATATGCCGGCCAGCCCAAGCCGGTGTTGCAGGAAGTCATGCGCGCGCGGCAGGCGTTCGTCGGCGCGGCGGTCCAGGCGCTCCATGCGCCGGGGCGCGGATAA
- the pheS gene encoding phenylalanine--tRNA ligase subunit alpha — translation MEQLDQQQAETLSAIAQAATPEAVEAIRVSALGKQGWVSALLKSLGGMTPEQRQSEGPKIHAAREAVTTALAERKSALEGAALEARLAAETVDLSLPAPDLAKGSVHPVSQVMDELAEIFADMGFAVASGPEIEDDWHNFTALNMPETHPARAMHDTFYFPDKDAEGRSMLLRTHTSPVQIRSMLKAGAPLRIIAPGRVYRSDSDATHTPMFHQIEGLVIDKGIHLGHLKWTLETFLKAFFERDDIVLRLRPSYFPFTEPSVEVDVGYTLVNGKRVVGGSGDADNGGWMEVLGSGMVNRKVIEFGGLDPDEWQGFAFGTGVDRLAMLKYGMDDLRAFFDGDARWLGHYGFGALDVPTLSGGVGVRS, via the coding sequence ATGGAACAGCTCGATCAACAGCAGGCCGAAACGCTTTCGGCCATCGCGCAAGCGGCCACGCCCGAAGCAGTGGAGGCGATCCGCGTCTCGGCGCTCGGCAAGCAGGGGTGGGTCAGCGCCCTGCTCAAGTCGCTGGGCGGAATGACCCCGGAACAGCGCCAGAGCGAAGGCCCGAAAATCCACGCCGCGCGTGAGGCCGTGACAACAGCCTTGGCCGAACGCAAGTCTGCGCTCGAAGGGGCAGCGCTCGAAGCGCGCCTCGCTGCCGAAACGGTGGACCTCTCGCTCCCCGCGCCCGACCTGGCGAAAGGGTCGGTCCACCCCGTGTCGCAGGTCATGGACGAGCTGGCCGAGATCTTCGCGGACATGGGCTTCGCCGTGGCCAGCGGGCCGGAGATCGAGGACGACTGGCACAACTTCACCGCGCTCAACATGCCGGAAACCCACCCGGCGCGGGCGATGCACGATACCTTCTACTTCCCCGACAAGGACGCGGAAGGCCGCTCGATGCTGTTGCGCACGCACACCTCGCCGGTGCAGATCCGCTCGATGCTGAAAGCGGGCGCGCCCTTGCGCATCATTGCGCCCGGCCGTGTCTACCGCTCGGATTCCGACGCGACGCACACGCCGATGTTCCACCAGATCGAAGGTCTCGTCATCGACAAGGGCATTCACCTCGGTCACCTCAAGTGGACGCTGGAGACCTTCCTCAAGGCCTTCTTCGAACGTGACGACATCGTCCTGCGCCTGCGACCCAGCTACTTCCCCTTCACCGAACCATCGGTCGAAGTCGACGTCGGCTACACACTGGTGAACGGAAAGCGAGTCGTCGGCGGCAGTGGCGATGCGGACAACGGCGGCTGGATGGAAGTTCTGGGCTCCGGCATGGTCAACCGCAAGGTCATCGAATTCGGCGGCCTCGATCCCGATGAATGGCAGGGCTTCGCTTTCGGCACCGGTGTCGATCGCCTTGCCATGCTCAAGTACGGCATGGACGACCTTCGCGCCTTCTTCGATGGCGATGCGCGGTGGCTCGGCCACTACGGTTTCGGCGCACTCGACGTGCCGACCCTTTCCGGCGGTGTTGGAGTACGCTCGTGA